From a region of the Myxococcus stipitatus genome:
- a CDS encoding tetratricopeptide repeat protein: MSTEGHGDWKRRESWRSALAQVAVVAVVLAGAVAYFVHRGSVRKQTEEHLRAARAAALRGNPADLDRAMKELDALFLVDADARDAQALAADIQTVLWLEHRQPGADARAKEHLSRAEQLESRSGERHGARALHLLAEGKAADARKYLADLQAQGAASPRLTLALAFTLQAEGDLPGARQAFARAAEAAWRDPRFTTAYGEALLDEGQHDQAVEAFEKATSVNPDHLQAVLGAGLAQAYLGRKPEVSQRALALAQQHQAELTPALRARASALKAELALASGGLDDALQAADEAVRSVPDDVYALFARARVLAARKAPQARVAFEAAVARRRTAPRLYLDGARSLQASGDGEGALALLDAYEATFRPVQVATADGGKVGLLEQDGRYWLARGQVLETGGRQDDALAAYDKAITARGVSLARAQYAKGALLVARKDYEGAKALLTVVAPDTGAGTIPEAYAALGDVLFAQSAFAAGCQHYYFGLVRARAQGTPREELAARIDSVKKGLESAGQGTMAKAWLTETGALLQ; encoded by the coding sequence ATGAGCACCGAGGGCCACGGCGACTGGAAGCGGCGTGAGAGCTGGCGCAGTGCCCTGGCCCAGGTCGCGGTGGTGGCCGTGGTGCTCGCGGGCGCGGTGGCGTACTTCGTCCACCGCGGAAGCGTCCGCAAGCAGACGGAGGAACACCTGCGGGCCGCCCGCGCTGCCGCCCTCCGGGGCAACCCCGCGGACCTCGACCGCGCGATGAAGGAGCTGGACGCCCTCTTCCTCGTCGACGCCGACGCCCGCGACGCCCAGGCGCTCGCCGCCGACATCCAGACGGTGCTGTGGCTGGAGCACCGCCAGCCCGGCGCGGACGCCCGCGCGAAGGAGCACCTGTCGCGCGCCGAGCAGCTCGAGTCGCGCTCCGGGGAACGCCATGGCGCGCGCGCCCTGCACCTGCTCGCGGAGGGCAAGGCGGCCGACGCGCGCAAGTACCTCGCCGACCTCCAGGCCCAGGGCGCCGCGAGCCCCCGGCTGACGCTGGCCCTGGCCTTCACCCTCCAGGCCGAGGGGGACCTGCCCGGCGCCCGACAGGCCTTCGCCCGCGCGGCCGAGGCGGCGTGGAGGGACCCGCGCTTCACCACCGCCTATGGCGAAGCGCTCCTCGACGAGGGCCAGCACGACCAGGCGGTGGAGGCCTTCGAGAAGGCCACCAGCGTCAACCCGGACCACCTGCAGGCCGTGCTCGGCGCGGGGCTCGCCCAGGCCTACCTGGGCAGGAAGCCGGAGGTGTCCCAGCGGGCGCTCGCGCTCGCCCAGCAGCACCAGGCCGAGCTGACCCCCGCGCTGCGCGCCCGCGCCAGCGCGTTGAAGGCGGAGCTGGCGCTGGCCTCGGGCGGCCTGGACGACGCGCTCCAGGCCGCGGACGAGGCGGTGAGGAGCGTGCCGGACGACGTGTACGCGCTCTTCGCGAGGGCGCGCGTGCTGGCGGCGAGGAAGGCCCCCCAGGCGCGCGTGGCCTTCGAGGCCGCCGTCGCCCGGCGCCGCACCGCGCCGCGCCTGTACCTGGACGGCGCCCGCAGCCTCCAGGCCTCCGGGGATGGCGAGGGCGCGCTGGCGCTGCTGGACGCCTACGAGGCCACCTTCCGCCCCGTCCAGGTGGCCACCGCGGACGGCGGGAAGGTGGGCCTGCTGGAGCAGGACGGCCGCTACTGGCTGGCGCGGGGCCAGGTGCTGGAGACGGGCGGGCGCCAGGACGATGCGCTGGCCGCCTACGACAAGGCCATCACCGCCAGGGGCGTGAGCCTGGCCCGCGCGCAGTACGCCAAGGGCGCGCTGCTGGTGGCGCGCAAGGACTACGAGGGCGCGAAGGCGCTGCTGACCGTCGTCGCGCCGGACACGGGGGCGGGCACGATTCCGGAGGCCTATGCCGCGCTGGGCGACGTGCTCTTCGCCCAGAGCGCGTTCGCCGCCGGCTGCCAGCACTACTACTTCGGGCTGGTGCGCGCCCGCGCGCAGGGCACGCCCCGGGAGGAGCTGGCCGCGCGCATCGACTCCGTGAAGAAGGGCCTGGAGTCCGCCGGCCAGGGCACCATGGCCAAGGCGTGGCTGACCGAGACGGGCGCCCTGCTCCAATAG
- a CDS encoding cyclic nucleotide-binding domain-containing protein, with the protein MSDSSLRELGMDLIEERQFERALAVFAEAVRRVPADHRSRMMAARCLAELGERERAVTSYHACAEGLLRRDYLLSAMAACKLAMDLSPNERRLKDTLIRVHSRAARSAPGRAVVPPPLPPETLYDGKVDTDLMGLVGEELSNRAIEVLAAPDPGGAADPNSRPPLPLFADLDRDAFIDLVGRMAWRRVRPEEVVSREGEPADHLYVLVAGKAEVTRQMEGEARTLGFLGGGSIFGEIALLTGAPPTATVSAVSDTEVFEIRREHLNAVAKNHPKVPQLLADFAQQRMARNLMATSPMFQTLPESERGALLQRFAFRALQGNERVLVEGEHSPGLFLVLAGELVVQKEDPAGGAVTLGVLREGDVAGEISLLTGLRATATVVATRKTAAAFLERNAFHELVRAFPHIRTYLEQLSDRRLKQIGEALRPAEIIDADELVLEPEAA; encoded by the coding sequence ATGAGCGACTCGTCGCTGCGTGAGCTCGGGATGGACCTCATCGAGGAGCGCCAGTTCGAGCGGGCGCTCGCGGTGTTCGCGGAGGCCGTGCGGCGGGTGCCCGCGGACCACCGCTCGCGGATGATGGCGGCCAGGTGCCTGGCGGAGCTGGGCGAGCGCGAGCGCGCCGTCACGTCCTACCACGCGTGCGCGGAGGGGCTCTTGCGCCGCGACTACCTGCTGTCCGCCATGGCCGCGTGCAAGCTGGCCATGGACCTGTCCCCGAACGAGCGGCGGCTGAAGGACACCCTCATCCGCGTGCACTCGCGCGCGGCGCGCAGCGCGCCGGGCCGCGCCGTGGTGCCGCCGCCGCTGCCGCCGGAGACGCTCTACGACGGCAAGGTGGACACCGACCTGATGGGGCTGGTGGGCGAGGAGCTGTCCAACCGCGCCATCGAGGTGCTCGCCGCGCCGGACCCGGGCGGCGCCGCCGACCCCAACAGCCGGCCGCCGCTGCCGCTGTTCGCGGACCTGGACCGGGACGCCTTCATCGACCTGGTGGGCCGCATGGCGTGGCGGCGCGTGCGCCCCGAGGAGGTGGTGAGCCGCGAGGGCGAGCCCGCGGACCACCTCTACGTGCTGGTCGCGGGCAAGGCCGAGGTGACGCGGCAGATGGAGGGCGAGGCCCGGACGCTGGGGTTCCTGGGCGGCGGCTCCATCTTCGGGGAGATCGCCCTGCTGACGGGCGCGCCGCCCACGGCCACGGTGAGCGCGGTGTCGGACACGGAGGTGTTCGAGATCCGCCGCGAGCACCTCAACGCGGTGGCGAAGAACCACCCCAAGGTGCCCCAGCTGCTGGCGGACTTCGCCCAGCAGCGCATGGCGCGCAACCTCATGGCCACCTCGCCCATGTTCCAGACGCTGCCGGAGTCCGAGCGCGGCGCGCTGCTGCAGCGCTTCGCCTTCCGGGCGCTGCAGGGCAACGAGCGGGTGCTGGTGGAGGGCGAGCATTCGCCGGGCCTGTTCCTGGTGCTCGCCGGGGAGCTGGTGGTGCAGAAGGAGGACCCGGCCGGCGGCGCGGTGACGCTGGGCGTGCTGCGCGAGGGCGACGTGGCCGGGGAGATCTCCCTGCTGACGGGCCTGCGCGCGACGGCCACGGTGGTGGCCACGCGCAAGACGGCCGCGGCCTTCCTGGAGCGCAACGCCTTCCACGAGCTGGTCCGCGCCTTCCCGCACATCCGCACGTACCTGGAGCAGCTGTCCGACCGGCGCCTGAAGCAGATTGGCGAGGCGCTGCGCCCCGCGGAGATCATCGACGCGGACGAGCTGGTGCTCGAGCCCGAGGCGGCGTGA